One window of the Rubinisphaera margarita genome contains the following:
- a CDS encoding RsmE family RNA methyltransferase, translating into MSTRFYCPPPWPSVVEVTGTEAHHLLHVMRLKPGEEVEVFDGLGHSSVGTIEETDRKSARVRLVSGSEREDTVPNRPLLLATAIPKGDRFRWLVEKCTELGVDEILPLDTTRSVVSPRESKIDKHRQYVLEACKQSGRNRSLELHEMQDFETLCGTVVAGQLCLIGTVSDQPATVPELHQLLTETTGPVLLVVGPEGGWTDEELELACQSGMRPCHLPGHVLRTETAGVALAACLKMLLPPH; encoded by the coding sequence ATGTCGACCCGCTTTTACTGCCCGCCCCCCTGGCCGTCTGTCGTGGAAGTGACGGGGACGGAAGCGCATCATCTGCTGCATGTGATGCGGCTGAAACCGGGTGAGGAGGTGGAAGTCTTCGATGGCCTGGGCCACTCCAGTGTCGGCACCATCGAGGAGACGGATCGGAAGTCGGCTCGCGTGCGGCTGGTGTCCGGCAGCGAACGTGAAGATACGGTGCCGAACCGGCCCCTGCTCCTGGCCACGGCGATTCCAAAGGGAGATCGCTTTCGGTGGCTGGTCGAGAAATGTACGGAACTCGGTGTCGATGAAATTCTTCCGCTCGACACCACGCGATCGGTTGTTTCCCCGCGCGAGTCGAAGATCGACAAACATCGGCAGTATGTTCTGGAAGCCTGCAAGCAGTCGGGGCGCAACCGGTCGCTCGAACTTCACGAGATGCAAGATTTTGAGACCCTCTGCGGAACCGTGGTAGCCGGCCAGTTGTGCCTGATCGGCACCGTCTCGGACCAGCCCGCAACCGTCCCCGAGCTTCATCAGTTGCTGACTGAGACGACCGGACCTGTACTGCTCGTCGTTGGCCCGGAAGGAGGATGGACCGATGAAGAACTCGAACTGGCGTGCCAGTCAGGGATGCGACCGTGCCATCTTCCCGGGCATGTCCTGCGAACCGAAACCGCCGGCGTGGCCCTTGCTGCGTGCCTGAAGATGCTTCTGCCCCCGCACTGA
- a CDS encoding [protein-PII] uridylyltransferase family protein: protein MNESWEGNPAELLLFGKDPTKQREVILKEIGFTEIPTACARMLKICENDEQKRTLESCFNNFLYSLSESANPDQSLLNFERYLQRYGDRAELLNFLAANPRAVEILMRLFVGSQFLTEILLRNPSYLEDLTNHKRLADFKSRSDFYEEAKNYARNETDFYGRIAALRHYQHWELLRIGACDSFGLMDFKSITLQLSLLADALVQICLKFAAEKEDLPTDDFVVLAFGKLGGEEINYSSDIDLVFVALDDAARYWPLGQTLIEAITKATADGFLYRVDMRLRPWGRSGALVCSEDAYEVYLKKNGMLWEKQALLKARPVAGNLEAGERFLKRIEPIVFDSDPEDIRKNVLEMKQNIERELQKQGRRYGEVKGGKGSIRDIEFCVQYLQLIAGREDPTVRSINTLDGLVRLVEHKLIKVDEFRHLSDGYVFLRTIEHALQLTHYKQIHHIPSEPRELAYLARKLDFPDPNTFTSYYERHSASIRRIYEKYLEKPYADVETEVALARPLLELVAEAQPDYASTFSETEIQLHAALIDKLPNGEFIQVATHRLSEKSWRLIVVGKDLVGQFSVTCGLLFANGFDIVRGHVFTGLFPTEYSRESSGEKYRDAHSRFVTVLEVEANDPETGEEVWHKYVTECREISHMLHRGQIRDVQGTLARRVGKALENKPNPSRSLLPVELQIRNDVDEKSTAIDISGEDVPGFLYGLTTGLALSGVQLTRVIVDSAEGRVRDRLYVQSLDGEKIEDEGKLQLLRTVIVLIKHIAHILPTASNPESALLHFRDLLEKLFDQPDWADQLSSLERPSVLDALVKVLGVSDFLWEDFLRLQYANLFPVVTDIDSLKISKSQAELEAELRKQLKGVDDLNQQIEVLNAFKDRELVRSDMRHILEYNTTFGEFSIELTDIAEVVTRLAVEIVYNNLTREHGKPMLPDGSPCRYCAAALGKGGGRELGFASDIELMFIFEDKGVTNGVSSITAVEFYSRLVKDFRSMIRAKSDGIFEIDLRLRPYGNAGSLAVSLEAFENYFGPEGPAWPYERQSLVKLRPIAGFDTFAETVVALRDRLVYTGQPFDVTAMRGMREKQVRQLVQPGTINAKLSPGGLVDCEYLVQGLQISHGFQHPSLRTTNTREALRQLEAVGVLTSEQRIQLRDCYRFLRNLIDALRMVRGNAGELTVPSPGTDEFDYLARRMGYAGRSDDLQSELQLVMSTVLEMTSLLDQNGKE from the coding sequence GTGAACGAATCCTGGGAAGGCAATCCGGCCGAACTGCTCCTGTTCGGAAAAGATCCGACGAAGCAGCGGGAAGTAATTCTCAAGGAGATCGGCTTCACCGAGATCCCGACCGCCTGCGCGCGAATGCTCAAGATCTGCGAGAATGACGAGCAGAAGCGCACCCTCGAATCGTGCTTCAACAACTTTCTCTATTCGCTCTCGGAGTCCGCCAATCCGGATCAGTCTCTGCTGAACTTCGAACGGTATCTGCAGCGGTACGGCGACCGAGCCGAGCTGCTCAACTTTCTGGCGGCCAATCCGCGAGCCGTTGAAATCCTGATGCGACTGTTCGTCGGCAGCCAGTTTCTCACCGAGATTCTGCTGCGCAATCCGAGCTATCTGGAAGATCTGACGAACCATAAACGACTGGCCGATTTCAAGAGCCGATCCGACTTCTACGAAGAAGCGAAAAACTACGCCCGCAATGAAACCGATTTCTACGGGCGCATTGCCGCCCTGCGTCACTATCAGCATTGGGAATTGCTTCGCATCGGGGCCTGCGACTCCTTTGGGCTGATGGATTTCAAGAGCATTACGCTGCAGTTGTCGCTGCTTGCCGACGCACTCGTGCAGATCTGCCTGAAGTTTGCCGCCGAGAAAGAAGACCTGCCGACAGATGACTTCGTCGTTCTGGCGTTCGGCAAACTTGGCGGGGAGGAAATCAACTACAGTTCCGATATCGATCTGGTGTTCGTCGCACTGGACGATGCCGCCCGTTACTGGCCACTGGGACAGACGTTGATCGAAGCGATCACCAAGGCGACCGCCGACGGGTTTCTTTACCGCGTCGACATGCGGCTTCGTCCCTGGGGGCGATCCGGGGCGCTTGTTTGTTCTGAAGATGCCTATGAGGTCTATCTGAAAAAGAACGGGATGCTGTGGGAAAAACAGGCTCTGCTGAAAGCTCGTCCGGTCGCTGGGAATCTCGAAGCCGGCGAACGATTCCTGAAGAGGATCGAGCCGATCGTCTTTGACAGCGATCCGGAAGACATTCGCAAGAATGTTCTGGAAATGAAGCAGAACATTGAGCGTGAGCTCCAGAAGCAGGGCCGCCGCTACGGGGAAGTCAAAGGCGGCAAGGGGTCCATCCGCGATATCGAGTTCTGCGTGCAGTATCTGCAGTTGATTGCCGGCCGCGAAGACCCGACCGTTCGCAGTATCAACACCCTCGACGGGCTGGTTCGACTGGTCGAGCACAAGCTGATCAAAGTCGACGAATTTCGACACCTGTCCGATGGATACGTCTTTCTCCGCACCATCGAACACGCGTTGCAGCTGACGCACTACAAACAGATTCACCACATCCCGAGCGAGCCACGCGAACTGGCCTATCTGGCCCGCAAGCTCGACTTCCCGGATCCGAATACCTTCACTTCTTATTACGAACGGCATTCGGCATCGATCCGCCGGATTTACGAGAAGTACCTCGAGAAACCCTACGCCGATGTCGAAACCGAAGTCGCATTGGCTCGCCCGCTGCTCGAACTGGTCGCGGAAGCCCAGCCGGACTACGCCTCGACCTTCTCGGAAACGGAAATCCAGCTGCACGCCGCTCTGATCGACAAGTTGCCGAATGGCGAATTCATTCAGGTCGCGACGCATCGGCTGTCGGAGAAAAGCTGGCGACTGATCGTCGTGGGGAAGGACTTGGTCGGACAGTTCTCGGTCACCTGCGGATTGCTGTTCGCCAACGGATTTGACATCGTTCGTGGCCACGTCTTCACCGGACTGTTTCCGACGGAATACTCCCGGGAGAGTTCCGGCGAGAAATACCGCGATGCTCACAGCCGATTCGTGACCGTGCTCGAAGTCGAAGCCAACGACCCGGAAACCGGGGAAGAAGTCTGGCACAAGTACGTGACGGAATGTCGTGAGATCAGTCACATGCTGCACCGCGGTCAGATCCGCGATGTACAGGGCACACTGGCACGCCGCGTTGGGAAAGCTCTTGAAAACAAGCCGAATCCGAGCCGCTCTCTGTTGCCCGTTGAATTGCAGATCCGCAACGACGTCGATGAGAAGTCGACCGCGATCGACATCTCTGGAGAAGACGTTCCAGGCTTTCTGTATGGGCTGACGACCGGGCTGGCGCTGTCCGGCGTGCAGCTGACCCGGGTCATTGTCGACTCGGCGGAAGGACGTGTCCGCGACCGACTGTATGTCCAGTCGCTCGACGGTGAGAAAATTGAAGACGAAGGCAAACTGCAACTGCTGCGGACGGTGATCGTGCTGATCAAGCACATCGCCCATATTTTGCCGACCGCATCGAATCCGGAATCGGCTCTCCTCCACTTCCGTGACCTGCTGGAAAAGCTGTTCGACCAGCCCGACTGGGCCGATCAGCTATCTTCCCTGGAACGCCCTTCCGTTCTCGACGCGCTGGTCAAAGTCCTGGGGGTCAGCGATTTTCTCTGGGAAGACTTTCTTCGACTGCAGTACGCGAACCTCTTCCCGGTTGTTACCGACATCGACAGCCTCAAGATCTCCAAAAGCCAGGCCGAACTCGAGGCGGAACTGCGGAAACAGCTCAAAGGCGTTGACGATCTCAATCAGCAAATCGAAGTCCTCAATGCGTTCAAGGACCGCGAACTGGTCCGCAGCGACATGCGGCACATTCTGGAATACAACACGACCTTCGGCGAGTTCTCGATCGAACTGACGGATATTGCGGAGGTCGTAACCCGACTGGCGGTCGAGATCGTCTACAACAACCTGACGCGCGAGCATGGCAAACCGATGCTGCCAGATGGGAGCCCCTGCCGTTATTGTGCGGCGGCTCTGGGAAAAGGGGGCGGACGTGAATTGGGATTTGCTTCCGACATCGAGCTGATGTTTATCTTCGAAGACAAGGGCGTGACGAACGGCGTCAGCTCGATCACGGCCGTGGAGTTCTACTCGCGGCTCGTGAAGGACTTCCGTTCGATGATCCGGGCCAAAAGCGACGGTATCTTCGAGATCGATCTCCGGCTCCGTCCTTACGGAAACGCAGGCAGCCTGGCTGTTTCCCTGGAAGCCTTCGAGAACTACTTCGGCCCGGAAGGCCCGGCCTGGCCCTATGAACGACAGTCGCTGGTAAAGCTGAGGCCCATTGCTGGCTTCGACACGTTCGCCGAAACGGTCGTCGCTCTTCGCGACCGGCTCGTCTATACCGGACAGCCATTCGATGTCACCGCGATGCGTGGCATGCGGGAAAAGCAGGTCCGACAACTGGTTCAGCCGGGAACGATCAACGCCAAACTGAGTCCCGGCGGACTCGTCGACTGCGAATATCTGGTGCAGGGACTGCAGATCAGCCACGGTTTCCAGCATCCGAGCCTGCGGACGACAAATACTCGCGAAGCATTGCGGCAGCTGGAAGCGGTCGGAGTGCTGACGTCCGAACAGCGAATCCAGCTGCGGGATTGCTACCGCTTTTTACGAAATCTGATCGATGCGCTCAGAATGGTCCGCGGAAACGCAGGAGAGCTCACGGTTCCGAGCCCGGGAACCGATGAATTTGATTATCTGGCAAGACGAATGGGTTATGCCGGTCGCAGCGACGATCTGCAGAGCGAATTGCAACTTGTGATGAGCACAGTCCTGGAAATGACTTCCCTGCTCGACCAGAACGGGAAAGAATGA